A DNA window from Tenuifilaceae bacterium CYCD contains the following coding sequences:
- the ffh gene encoding signal recognition particle protein yields the protein MFENLSEKLERSFKLLKGEGKVTEINVAETLKEVRKALLDADVNFKIAKTFTDEVKRKALGMNVLNAIKPGQLLVKVVHDELAELMGGKATDINLSGNPAVILIAGLQGSGKTTFSGKLASHLKNKKGKSPLLVAGDVYRPAAIDQLKVLGGQIGVPVFSVEGSTDPISIAKDAIKQAKSSGHDVVIIDTAGRLAIDEQMMNEVAAIKKAVTPQEILFVVDSMTGQDAVNTAKEFNDRLDFNGVVLTKLDGDTRGGAALSIRSVVDKPIKFVSTGEKLDALDVFHPDRMADRILGMGDIVSLVEKAQEQYDAEQARELHKKILKDRFNFNDFLDQIGQIKKMGNLKDLAGMIPGMGKAMKDIDIDDDAFKGVEAIIKSMTPAERENPALLNGSRRKRIADGSGTSIVEVNRLMKQFEDMRKMMKMVSGGGAKNLARMMSQQPRR from the coding sequence ATGTTTGAGAATTTATCGGAGAAACTGGAGCGGTCGTTTAAGCTCCTAAAAGGCGAAGGAAAAGTAACTGAAATTAACGTTGCAGAAACGCTAAAAGAGGTGCGTAAAGCCCTACTCGATGCCGACGTTAACTTTAAAATAGCCAAAACCTTTACCGATGAGGTGAAGCGCAAGGCTCTTGGGATGAATGTGCTTAATGCCATCAAACCAGGCCAATTGCTTGTTAAGGTGGTACACGATGAACTTGCCGAACTTATGGGTGGCAAAGCAACGGATATCAACCTAAGCGGTAATCCTGCTGTTATTCTTATTGCAGGTTTACAGGGATCTGGTAAAACCACTTTCTCAGGTAAGTTAGCAAGTCATTTAAAAAATAAAAAAGGAAAATCACCTTTGCTAGTTGCAGGCGACGTGTATCGTCCTGCTGCTATTGACCAGCTAAAGGTTCTTGGCGGTCAAATTGGTGTTCCGGTTTTTTCTGTTGAAGGTAGCACCGACCCTATATCAATTGCTAAGGACGCCATAAAGCAAGCAAAATCATCAGGACACGACGTTGTGATTATCGATACCGCTGGTCGTTTGGCAATTGATGAGCAAATGATGAACGAGGTTGCCGCAATCAAGAAAGCGGTTACTCCTCAGGAAATCTTGTTCGTGGTCGACTCAATGACTGGACAGGATGCCGTTAATACTGCAAAGGAATTCAACGATAGACTCGATTTCAACGGCGTAGTACTTACCAAGCTCGATGGCGATACCCGTGGTGGTGCTGCGCTATCAATCCGTTCGGTAGTAGATAAACCTATCAAATTTGTAAGTACCGGTGAGAAACTTGATGCGTTAGATGTATTCCACCCCGACCGTATGGCCGACCGTATCCTGGGTATGGGTGATATTGTCTCTCTTGTTGAGAAAGCTCAGGAACAGTACGATGCAGAGCAGGCTCGTGAACTTCACAAGAAAATCTTAAAGGATAGATTCAACTTCAACGATTTCCTCGACCAAATTGGGCAGATCAAGAAAATGGGTAACCTGAAAGATTTGGCAGGAATGATTCCAGGTATGGGCAAAGCAATGAAGGATATTGATATTGACGATGATGCATTTAAAGGTGTTGAAGCAATCATCAAGTCTATGACTCCTGCTGAACGCGAAAATCCTGCCTTACTTAATGGTAGTCGTCGTAAACGTATTGCCGATGGTAGCGGAACCTCAATTGTAGAAGTAAATAGATTGATGAAGCAGTTTGAGGATATGCGTAAGATGATGAAGATGGTATCCGGGGGTGGTGCAAAGAACCTTGCCCGTATGATGTCGCAACAACCCAGACGATAG
- the folD gene encoding bifunctional protein FolD, whose translation MELLDGKRLADEIKAEIAAEVEAIKKNGGKIPHLVAIIVGHDGASETYVGHKEKSCAQVGFKSDVLRFEDTITEAELLHQIELLNTNPDVDGFIVQMPLPKHINEQKVIEAIDPKKDVDGFHPVNVGRMVIGLPSYVSATPDGIVDLLHRYKIETAGKHCVVLGRSNIVGRPIANLLSLKANPGDCTVTVCHSRTPNIKEFTKTADILIVALGKAEYVTAEMVKEGAVVVDVGITRIKSDTTKSGWKLLGDVKFDEVAPKCSYITPVPGGVGPLTIVSLLKNTLKAAKKEVYG comes from the coding sequence ATGGAACTACTTGATGGAAAACGTTTAGCCGATGAAATTAAGGCCGAAATTGCTGCCGAAGTTGAAGCAATTAAAAAGAACGGAGGAAAAATACCTCATTTAGTTGCCATAATAGTTGGTCACGATGGAGCCAGCGAAACCTACGTTGGACACAAAGAAAAATCTTGCGCTCAGGTTGGTTTCAAATCGGACGTGTTACGCTTTGAGGATACAATTACTGAGGCAGAACTACTGCATCAAATTGAATTGCTTAATACAAATCCAGATGTGGATGGCTTTATAGTTCAAATGCCACTTCCAAAGCATATCAACGAGCAAAAAGTAATTGAGGCAATCGACCCTAAAAAAGATGTGGACGGATTCCATCCTGTAAATGTTGGGCGAATGGTAATTGGCCTACCATCTTACGTTTCAGCCACTCCCGATGGTATTGTTGACCTTTTACATCGATATAAAATTGAAACTGCTGGCAAGCATTGCGTGGTTTTGGGACGTAGTAATATTGTTGGTCGCCCAATTGCTAATTTGCTTTCGCTAAAAGCAAATCCTGGTGATTGCACTGTAACTGTATGTCATAGCCGTACCCCAAATATTAAGGAATTCACGAAAACAGCCGATATCCTAATTGTAGCACTTGGCAAAGCAGAATACGTTACTGCCGAAATGGTTAAGGAGGGTGCCGTAGTGGTTGACGTTGGTATTACCCGCATTAAAAGCGATACAACCAAATCTGGCTGGAAACTTCTGGGCGATGTTAAGTTTGATGAGGTTGCACCAAAATGCAGCTACATTACGCCTGTACCAGGAGGTGTTGGCCCACTAACAATTGTATCGTTGCTTAAGAATACCTTAAAGGCAGCAAAGAAAGAGGTTTACGGATAA
- a CDS encoding aminotransferase, whose amino-acid sequence MTIPENPIYVTQPSMPPMDEFVEYLKQIWDSKWLTNNGHFHQELEQQLCKYLGVNHISLFSNGTLALITALQSLRISGEVITTPFSFVATTHALHWNGITPVFVDIDPETFNINPNKIEAAITPKTTAILPVHVYGNPCNVEKIEEIARRYGLKILYDAAHAFGVKKNSNSILNYGDLSVLSFHATKVFTTIEGGAIVSHSAEEKNRIDQLKNFGFVNEVTIAAPGINAKMNEMQAAYGLLELKYVENKIKKRKTNSVLYKELLSNIDGITLMDVPQGIEHNYSYFPIIINESVTNRKRDEVYDYLKSKNIFTRRYFYPLISNLATYSSLKSSEISNLPIANKVASSILCLPMYPDLTTDNIEYIAKSIKEAL is encoded by the coding sequence ATGACTATACCTGAAAATCCCATATATGTTACTCAACCTTCAATGCCTCCAATGGACGAATTTGTTGAATATCTTAAACAGATATGGGATTCAAAATGGTTAACCAATAATGGTCATTTTCATCAAGAATTAGAACAGCAACTATGCAAGTATTTAGGAGTGAATCATATTTCACTTTTCTCAAATGGCACTTTAGCATTAATTACAGCCCTTCAAAGTTTGCGTATTTCGGGAGAAGTTATTACTACTCCGTTTAGTTTTGTTGCAACCACCCATGCTCTGCATTGGAACGGTATCACGCCTGTTTTTGTTGATATCGATCCAGAAACCTTTAATATCAATCCCAACAAAATTGAAGCCGCCATCACACCCAAAACTACAGCCATTCTTCCTGTTCACGTATATGGAAATCCATGTAATGTCGAAAAAATTGAAGAGATTGCCCGTAGGTATGGGTTAAAAATACTATACGATGCAGCCCATGCCTTTGGAGTAAAAAAAAATAGCAATAGTATTCTAAACTATGGCGATTTATCGGTGTTAAGTTTCCATGCAACAAAAGTTTTCACTACAATTGAGGGTGGAGCCATAGTATCTCACTCTGCCGAGGAAAAAAACAGAATAGACCAACTCAAAAATTTTGGTTTCGTTAACGAAGTAACCATTGCTGCACCAGGGATAAATGCAAAGATGAACGAAATGCAAGCAGCCTATGGATTGCTTGAACTAAAGTATGTAGAGAATAAAATAAAGAAGCGCAAAACAAATTCTGTCCTATACAAAGAATTACTTAGCAATATTGACGGTATTACTTTAATGGATGTACCTCAAGGGATTGAACACAACTATAGCTATTTTCCAATTATTATTAACGAGTCGGTTACCAATAGGAAAAGAGACGAAGTTTACGATTACTTAAAATCAAAGAACATATTTACCCGTCGATATTTTTACCCTCTAATAAGCAATCTAGCCACGTACTCTTCATTAAAATCGAGCGAAATAAGCAACTTGCCAATTGCAAACAAGGTGGCATCCAGTATTCTATGCTTACCTATGTACCCCGATCTTACTACCGATAATATTGAGTATATTGCAAAAAGTATAAAAGAAGCGCTATGA
- a CDS encoding galactoside O-acetyltransferase, with the protein MINSFLSRSELDSVGFKKVGKDVKVSRFASFYNPSKIILEDNCRIDDFCILSGEIHIGKHSHISAYCALYGAMGIYIDDFSGLSARCTVYSAMDDFSGDYLIGATLPKHLTNVTGGKVTIEKYCQIGAGSIIFPNLNIAEGSVVGSMSLVNKSTQSWGIYIGIPIKFLKERKKNLLRFDLSSL; encoded by the coding sequence ATGATAAACTCATTTCTATCCCGATCGGAACTCGATTCTGTTGGGTTTAAAAAAGTAGGCAAGGATGTTAAAGTAAGCCGATTTGCAAGTTTTTACAACCCTTCCAAGATTATCCTTGAGGACAATTGCAGAATCGACGATTTTTGCATCTTATCGGGCGAAATACATATTGGAAAACACTCACATATTTCGGCATACTGCGCACTATATGGGGCAATGGGAATATATATAGATGATTTTTCAGGACTATCAGCTCGCTGTACAGTATATAGCGCCATGGACGATTTTTCCGGCGATTATTTAATTGGAGCAACCCTTCCTAAGCATCTAACAAATGTTACTGGCGGAAAAGTTACAATTGAAAAATATTGTCAAATAGGAGCAGGTTCCATAATATTTCCAAATTTGAATATTGCAGAAGGTTCTGTAGTGGGCTCTATGAGTTTAGTGAATAAGTCTACTCAATCTTGGGGAATTTATATAGGTATTCCGATTAAGTTTCTTAAAGAACGAAAAAAGAACCTTCTTCGTTTCGACCTGAGTTCTCTTTAA
- the cps2J gene encoding hypothetical protein, with product MISKSFIKSSFIYTVVGSLPLASSILLLPFYGNSSLLSTSDFGLLAIYIILSELARILFNFSADNFLGINFIHYNNDKDTLQRFIGTSALFILLYGLAMVLIFSLLGNAVFGLFFPGKSISFFPFGFLSIVTGFFNGIFKAYTTLLIFREKPQPYFWSNLIHFGAVIVISVSGLYIIPLSLNGPIWGRFIGSLITFIWAISYFIKESRFKFDNSILKRLLNYSAPLYIYSILYWIVSNIDRYFILGLMSESYVAIFDFAIKMTLIVEFLQNGLSAAINPKVFKIWKEKGDAPIGDVNINKYFHVFALINIFSVPILFMSIPLLVPIVVNNNDLYQSFTLLPVLFAGMIVRVWYYYLIAPVFFFKKTRILPVVFSISALFQIITTYFGIKYFDIYGAVWANFFTKVLQVVLLSLFVQKFYHFKANIHKLVLFPLIYILLLLFSEILLSDINLYLLNIVHLLIIITLGYYVFRKEIQISQINKLFKKF from the coding sequence ATGATATCTAAGTCCTTCATAAAATCATCATTTATTTACACGGTAGTAGGATCTCTACCGCTTGCATCAAGTATACTCCTTCTCCCATTCTATGGCAATTCTTCTTTACTTTCAACATCTGACTTTGGATTGCTTGCCATTTACATTATTTTAAGCGAACTAGCCAGGATACTATTTAACTTCTCTGCCGATAATTTTTTGGGCATTAATTTCATTCATTATAACAACGACAAAGATACCTTACAGCGATTTATAGGAACATCTGCTTTATTTATTCTGTTATACGGATTAGCGATGGTTCTGATTTTTTCTTTACTTGGAAACGCTGTTTTCGGTTTGTTCTTTCCAGGGAAAAGCATAAGTTTCTTCCCGTTTGGATTTCTATCAATCGTTACTGGATTTTTTAACGGAATATTCAAAGCCTACACAACACTACTAATATTCCGTGAGAAACCCCAGCCTTACTTTTGGTCAAACCTTATTCATTTTGGTGCAGTAATAGTAATATCTGTATCAGGGCTATACATAATTCCGTTATCGCTCAATGGCCCTATATGGGGTCGGTTTATTGGCTCATTAATAACTTTCATATGGGCTATTTCATATTTCATCAAGGAAAGTCGCTTCAAGTTTGACAATTCTATTCTTAAACGGTTACTGAACTATAGCGCCCCTCTCTATATATATAGCATTTTATACTGGATTGTTTCGAATATTGACAGATACTTTATTCTTGGCTTAATGTCTGAGAGTTATGTGGCTATTTTCGATTTTGCAATAAAAATGACACTTATAGTTGAATTTCTACAAAACGGGTTATCTGCCGCAATAAATCCCAAGGTTTTTAAAATATGGAAAGAGAAAGGAGATGCACCTATAGGCGATGTTAATATTAACAAATACTTCCATGTTTTTGCACTGATAAATATTTTTTCTGTTCCTATTTTATTTATGTCAATTCCTTTATTGGTCCCAATAGTTGTAAACAACAACGATCTATACCAATCATTTACATTACTTCCTGTTCTTTTTGCTGGAATGATTGTTAGAGTATGGTACTACTACTTAATTGCGCCAGTATTCTTTTTCAAGAAAACAAGAATACTTCCCGTTGTTTTTTCAATAAGCGCTTTGTTCCAAATTATTACCACCTATTTTGGTATAAAATATTTCGATATCTACGGAGCTGTCTGGGCTAATTTCTTTACTAAAGTTTTACAGGTAGTATTACTGTCATTATTTGTACAAAAATTCTATCACTTTAAGGCTAATATCCATAAACTCGTATTATTCCCCCTTATATATATCTTGCTTTTATTATTCTCGGAGATACTTTTAAGCGATATTAATCTCTATTTATTAAACATTGTTCATCTGCTGATAATAATAACTTTGGGATATTATGTATTCCGTAAAGAAATACAAATATCCCAAATCAATAAGTTGTTTAAGAAATTCTAA